A stretch of Candidatus Sphingomonas phytovorans DNA encodes these proteins:
- a CDS encoding META domain-containing protein: MKFAHVLFVPALLVSGAAVAQTSDTSYKAVGTEPGWALTIDKGLIRYVGDYGRTRVTAQAPVPRPSFNGLRYVTPRITIDITRSRCSDGMSNRDYPDSVTVTVGRRTVRGCGGEPIVSPPRAAVIEGKWEIQSIEGRPVRGPRPATIAFAGDRISGNSGCNSFGGSFRFERGYLTAGPLMSTKMACMGPAMAQEQAIMRLLGERLSASTNRDGKLVLSASGLRTLVLVRSGPAPR, from the coding sequence ATGAAGTTCGCGCACGTCCTTTTCGTCCCTGCCCTGCTGGTCTCTGGCGCTGCTGTCGCCCAGACGAGTGACACATCGTACAAGGCAGTCGGCACCGAACCCGGCTGGGCGCTGACGATCGACAAGGGTCTGATCCGCTATGTCGGCGACTATGGGCGTACCCGCGTCACTGCACAGGCGCCGGTTCCCCGGCCAAGCTTCAACGGCCTGCGCTATGTTACGCCGAGGATCACGATCGACATTACCCGGTCTCGCTGCAGCGACGGCATGAGCAATCGCGACTATCCCGACAGCGTGACGGTGACGGTCGGCCGCCGGACGGTGCGCGGTTGCGGTGGCGAGCCGATCGTCTCGCCGCCCCGGGCGGCGGTGATCGAGGGCAAATGGGAAATCCAGTCGATCGAGGGTCGTCCGGTACGCGGGCCGCGGCCGGCGACGATCGCATTCGCCGGCGACCGGATCAGCGGGAACAGCGGCTGCAACAGCTTCGGCGGCTCGTTCCGCTTCGAGCGAGGCTATCTGACAGCCGGCCCGCTGATGTCGACCAAGATGGCTTGCATGGGTCCGGCCATGGCGCAGGAACAGGCGATCATGCGCCTGCTCGGCGAGCGCCTGAGCGCGAGCACGAACCGTGACGGCAAGCTGGTGCTGAGCGCGTCCGGATTGCGGACCCTGGTACTGGTTCGTTCGGGACCGGCCCCGCGCTGA
- a CDS encoding HPr family phosphocarrier protein, whose protein sequence is MQVSRTVLITNKRGLHARASAKFVTLASTQPVEVAVEKDGAGSVTGTSIMGLMMLGAAMGDSIVISAEGDGAEQAVGALCELVEAKFGED, encoded by the coding sequence ATGCAGGTCAGCCGCACGGTCCTCATCACCAACAAGCGCGGGCTCCACGCCCGGGCAAGCGCCAAGTTCGTCACCCTCGCGTCGACCCAGCCGGTCGAGGTCGCCGTGGAGAAGGACGGCGCCGGCAGCGTGACCGGCACCTCGATCATGGGCCTGATGATGCTGGGCGCGGCGATGGGCGATTCGATCGTCATCAGCGCCGAGGGCGACGGCGCGGAACAGGCGGTCGGTGCGCTATGCGAGCTGGTGGAAGCCAAATTCGGAGAGGATTGA
- the rapZ gene encoding RNase adapter RapZ, whose translation MKRDPKDILLVTGMSGAGKSTVLRTLEDLGWEVVDNLPLLLLDRLLGAPLPEGAERSSQPLALGIGARTRDFDPDRIVKRIKKLREEHGHDIGILFLDCSGGELERRYSETRRRHPLALDRPASDGIARERELLAPLRRWANRLIDTTNLTGNELAQQVRSTFSGEGLGEPTLSVTSFGYARGLPRNADLVFDMRFLRNPHWDEALRPGTGLDKDVSAYVAADPAYDAAMEQIESLLLLLLPRYRAEGKSYVTIAFGCTGGRHRSVHVAERVAARLRNEGFSPTVAHRDLAAAPQDSLEGVAENAQGDGLSVIETAMKESGQ comes from the coding sequence ATGAAGCGCGACCCCAAGGATATATTGCTCGTCACCGGCATGTCCGGCGCGGGGAAATCGACCGTATTGCGGACGCTCGAGGATCTCGGCTGGGAAGTGGTGGACAATCTGCCGCTGCTCCTGCTCGACCGACTGCTCGGCGCGCCGCTGCCGGAGGGCGCCGAACGTTCGTCGCAGCCGCTCGCGCTCGGCATTGGTGCCCGCACCCGCGACTTCGATCCCGACCGAATCGTGAAACGGATCAAGAAGCTTCGCGAAGAGCATGGCCATGATATCGGCATCCTGTTCCTCGACTGCTCCGGCGGCGAGCTCGAGCGTCGTTATTCGGAAACCCGCCGGCGCCATCCGCTGGCGCTCGATCGCCCCGCCTCCGACGGTATTGCGCGCGAACGCGAACTGCTCGCCCCGCTGCGCCGCTGGGCGAACCGGCTGATCGATACGACCAATCTCACCGGCAACGAACTGGCACAGCAGGTTCGCTCGACCTTCTCCGGCGAGGGCCTTGGCGAACCGACCCTGTCGGTGACATCGTTCGGCTACGCCCGCGGCCTGCCCCGCAACGCCGACCTGGTGTTCGACATGCGTTTCCTGCGCAACCCGCATTGGGACGAGGCCCTGCGTCCCGGAACGGGGCTGGACAAGGACGTCAGCGCCTATGTCGCGGCTGACCCGGCCTATGATGCAGCGATGGAGCAGATCGAGTCGCTGTTGCTGCTGCTGCTGCCGCGCTATCGGGCCGAGGGGAAATCCTATGTCACCATCGCGTTCGGCTGCACCGGCGGGCGGCACCGTTCCGTCCACGTGGCGGAGCGTGTTGCTGCACGGTTGCGCAACGAAGGATTTTCGCCCACGGTCGCGCACCGCGATCTCGCTGCTGCGCCGCAGGACTCGCTCGAGGGTGTGGCAGAAAATGCCCAAGGGGACGGTCTTTCAGTGATTGAAACTGCTATGAAAGAGTCGGGGCAATGA
- a CDS encoding PTS sugar transporter subunit IIA, with amino-acid sequence MIGLVLVTHGRLAEEFVTAMEHVVGKQERIATIAIGPDDDMEARRADIAKAIAAVDTGRGVIVLTDLFGGTPSNLAISLMERGRIEVIAGINLPMLIRLESARKAMKVVDAVAAAREAGRKYISVASEVLGEAAA; translated from the coding sequence ATGATCGGCCTGGTTCTGGTGACGCACGGACGCCTCGCCGAGGAGTTCGTGACCGCGATGGAGCATGTCGTCGGCAAGCAGGAACGGATCGCGACGATCGCGATCGGCCCCGATGACGACATGGAGGCGCGCCGCGCCGACATCGCCAAGGCGATCGCCGCCGTCGACACGGGACGCGGCGTGATCGTGCTGACCGACCTGTTCGGTGGCACGCCGTCCAATCTCGCCATTTCGCTGATGGAGCGCGGGCGTATCGAGGTGATCGCCGGTATCAACCTGCCGATGCTGATCCGGCTCGAATCGGCGCGCAAGGCGATGAAGGTGGTCGATGCCGTCGCCGCCGCGCGCGAGGCAGGCCGCAAATATATCTCGGTTGCCTCTGAAGTGCTTGGCGAGGCTGCCGCCTGA
- a CDS encoding stimulus-sensing domain-containing protein, with protein MARVTDSPRNDDRELTLRWSGQVSLTPRILAVNIIALAMLAGGFFYLDSYRSRLVDSRVAQASREARLIAEAMGSVTPERHNLLALRLARDTGARIRLYDAKGKLITDTRALGLRNFILRDPDKENWQQDTARFLDAVIDTVVGAPRAPLYRERAEGLEWPDVHTARSTESAPATVWRAPDRTPVITAAAALPTGGVVMTTVNARDITQTVRVERFRLGVVLAIVSVVSILLSLFLARTIVRPLRRLARAAVRVRLGRAREVVVPRLPSRRDELGMLARALSDMSLALRARIDATEAFAADVTHEMKNPLASLRSAVEGLSSVKDPELQERLLAIVRDDVHRLDRLITDISEASRLDAQLSRAKFEDVDVGAMIGALLDQRAERGVERDIQIRFDHRPGETLVAMGEGARLERVFENLIENAVSFSPDGGLIVVSAGRDGDELVVRVEDEGPGVPEEAREQVFSRFQSLRPDGEEFGKHSGLGLAIARTIVEGHQGIIAVESREDRLSGARFVVRLPISDRR; from the coding sequence ATGGCGCGGGTTACCGATTCTCCGAGGAATGACGACCGCGAGCTGACGCTTCGCTGGTCCGGGCAGGTATCGCTTACCCCGCGCATCCTCGCGGTCAACATCATCGCGCTGGCGATGCTGGCGGGCGGTTTCTTCTACCTCGACAGCTATCGCAGCCGGCTGGTCGACAGCCGCGTCGCCCAGGCGAGCCGCGAGGCGCGCCTGATCGCCGAGGCGATGGGCTCGGTCACGCCGGAGCGCCACAATCTCCTCGCGCTCCGGCTCGCGCGCGACACCGGCGCCCGGATCCGGCTGTACGATGCCAAGGGCAAGCTGATCACCGACACGCGCGCCCTGGGGCTGCGCAATTTCATCCTGCGCGATCCCGACAAGGAGAACTGGCAGCAGGATACGGCGCGTTTCCTCGACGCGGTGATCGATACCGTGGTCGGCGCGCCTCGCGCACCCTTGTATCGGGAACGTGCGGAGGGCCTGGAATGGCCCGACGTCCACACGGCGCGCAGCACCGAAAGCGCCCCCGCCACGGTGTGGCGCGCGCCCGATCGCACGCCCGTCATCACCGCCGCCGCGGCATTGCCGACGGGCGGCGTGGTGATGACCACCGTCAACGCCCGCGACATCACCCAGACCGTGCGGGTCGAGCGCTTTCGCCTGGGAGTGGTGCTGGCGATCGTATCGGTCGTGTCGATCCTGCTTTCCCTGTTCCTCGCACGAACGATCGTGCGCCCTTTGCGACGCCTTGCCCGCGCCGCAGTCCGGGTGCGGCTCGGGCGCGCGCGCGAGGTGGTGGTGCCCCGCCTGCCCTCGCGCCGCGATGAGCTGGGCATGCTCGCCCGTGCGTTATCGGACATGAGCCTGGCGCTCCGCGCCCGGATCGACGCGACCGAAGCCTTCGCCGCCGATGTGACTCACGAGATGAAGAACCCCCTCGCCTCGCTTCGGTCAGCGGTCGAGGGCCTCAGCTCGGTCAAGGACCCGGAGTTGCAGGAAAGGCTGCTGGCGATCGTGCGCGACGACGTGCACCGTCTCGACCGGCTGATCACCGACATCTCCGAGGCATCGCGCCTCGACGCGCAGCTCAGCCGCGCCAAGTTCGAGGATGTCGATGTCGGCGCGATGATCGGCGCCCTGCTCGATCAGCGAGCCGAACGCGGCGTCGAGCGGGACATCCAGATCCGTTTCGACCATCGCCCCGGCGAGACGCTGGTCGCGATGGGCGAAGGCGCGCGGCTGGAACGCGTGTTCGAGAATCTGATCGAGAACGCCGTCTCCTTCTCGCCGGATGGTGGCCTGATCGTGGTCTCGGCAGGTCGCGACGGCGATGAACTGGTCGTGCGAGTCGAGGATGAAGGCCCCGGCGTGCCCGAGGAAGCTCGCGAGCAGGTGTTCAGCCGCTTCCAGTCGCTACGGCCGGACGGCGAGGAGTTCGGCAAGCATAGCGGGCTGGGGCTCGCCATCGCCCGGACCATCGTCGAGGGCCATCAGGGCATCATCGCGGTCGAATCGCGCGAGGACCGGCTGAGCGGGGCGCGATTCGTCGTCCGCCTTCCTATATCGGACCGGCGATGA
- a CDS encoding phosphoenolpyruvate carboxykinase has translation MSDRIPDAGLEAQGIETRATLHWNLVTAKLIEAAVARGEGKLSADGPLVVETGQHTGRSAQDKFIVRDAETESTVWWGKSNKSMTPEHFATLKADFLAALKDKEDLFIQDLFGGSQPEHRVRVRVVTELAWHNSFIRTMLVRPEESELRGFEAEYTIIDLPSFRANPERHGCRSETVIAVNFTDKLILIGGTRYAGEMKKSVFSLLNYLLPPTGVMPMHCSANIGPKGDTAVFFGLSGTGKTTLSADASRTLIGDDEHGWSDTAVFNFEGGCYAKMIRLSADAEPEIFATTKRFGTVLENVVMDQVTRQLDLDDASLAENSRGAYPIDFIPNASEENMGPVPRNIVMLTADAYGILPPISKLTPDQAMYHFLSGYTARVAGTEIGVTEPDATFSTCFGAPFMARHPSVYGNLLKERIAKGGVDCWLVNTGWTGGKYGIGRRMPIKATRALLNAALDGSLNNAEFRTDPNFGFKVPVSVPGVDSAILDPRETWSNKAEYDATAARLVDLFVENFAQFADDVDEGVRQAAPRTAETA, from the coding sequence GTGAGCGATCGTATTCCCGACGCAGGCCTCGAAGCGCAAGGCATTGAGACACGCGCCACCCTGCACTGGAATCTGGTTACAGCCAAGCTGATCGAGGCGGCCGTCGCGCGCGGCGAAGGCAAGCTTTCAGCCGACGGGCCGTTGGTCGTCGAGACCGGCCAGCACACCGGCCGTTCGGCGCAGGACAAGTTCATCGTCCGCGATGCGGAGACCGAGAGCACCGTCTGGTGGGGCAAGAGCAACAAGTCGATGACGCCGGAGCATTTCGCCACCCTCAAGGCGGATTTCCTGGCAGCGCTGAAGGACAAGGAAGACCTGTTCATCCAGGACCTGTTCGGCGGCTCGCAGCCCGAGCACCGGGTCCGCGTGCGTGTCGTGACCGAGCTCGCCTGGCACAACAGCTTCATCCGCACGATGCTGGTTCGCCCCGAAGAGAGCGAACTGCGCGGCTTCGAGGCCGAGTACACGATCATCGACCTGCCGAGCTTCCGCGCGAATCCTGAGCGGCATGGCTGCCGCAGCGAGACGGTGATCGCGGTCAACTTCACCGACAAGCTGATCCTGATCGGCGGCACCCGCTATGCCGGCGAGATGAAGAAGTCGGTGTTCAGCCTGCTCAACTATCTCCTGCCGCCGACCGGTGTGATGCCGATGCATTGCTCGGCCAATATCGGCCCCAAGGGCGACACCGCGGTATTCTTCGGCCTGTCGGGCACCGGCAAGACGACGCTGTCGGCCGATGCAAGCCGCACGCTGATCGGCGACGACGAACATGGCTGGTCGGATACGGCGGTCTTCAATTTCGAAGGCGGCTGCTACGCCAAGATGATCCGCCTCTCGGCCGATGCCGAGCCGGAGATTTTCGCGACCACCAAGCGCTTCGGCACGGTGCTCGAAAACGTCGTAATGGACCAGGTCACGCGCCAGCTCGACCTCGACGACGCCAGCCTCGCCGAGAACAGCCGTGGTGCCTATCCGATCGACTTCATTCCCAATGCCTCGGAAGAGAATATGGGGCCGGTGCCGCGCAACATCGTGATGCTGACCGCCGATGCCTATGGCATTCTGCCGCCGATCTCGAAGCTGACGCCCGATCAGGCGATGTATCACTTCCTTTCCGGCTATACGGCGCGTGTCGCCGGTACCGAGATCGGCGTGACCGAGCCCGATGCGACCTTCTCGACCTGCTTCGGCGCGCCGTTCATGGCACGTCATCCCTCGGTCTATGGCAATCTGCTCAAGGAGCGGATCGCCAAGGGCGGCGTGGATTGCTGGCTGGTCAACACCGGCTGGACCGGCGGCAAATACGGCATCGGTCGCCGCATGCCGATCAAGGCGACCCGCGCGCTGCTCAACGCCGCTCTGGACGGCAGCCTGAACAATGCCGAATTCCGCACCGATCCCAATTTCGGCTTCAAGGTGCCGGTGAGCGTGCCGGGTGTCGACAGCGCGATCCTCGACCCGCGCGAGACCTGGTCGAACAAGGCCGAATATGACGCGACGGCGGCCAGGCTGGTTGATCTCTTCGTCGAGAATTTCGCTCAATTCGCTGACGATGTGGATGAGGGCGTTCGCCAAGCCGCCCCCAGGACCGCCGAAACCGCGTAA
- a CDS encoding SPFH/Band 7/PHB domain protein: protein MTLTLAGLVLVVVIFYFMTSIKVVRQGYQYTIEHFGRFTTVARPGLNFYPAFFYRVGRRVNMMEQVLDIPGQEIITKDNAMVAVDGVVFFQVLDAAKAAYEVSDLYLAIMQLSTTNLRTVMGSMDLDETLSKRDEINTRLLQVVDQATEAWGVKITRVELKDIRPPADIVNAMTRQMKAEREKRATILESEAARQNEINRAEGLKQAQILEAEGRKEAAFRDAEARERSAQAEATATKMVSDAIEAGSSQSLNYFIAQKYVEAVGKFATSPNAKTILFPVEATQLIGTLGGIGELARDALGNDRSPPAAPRPPARPRGPFEGGQP, encoded by the coding sequence ATGACTCTCACGCTTGCCGGCCTGGTTCTGGTCGTCGTCATTTTCTATTTCATGACCAGCATCAAGGTGGTCCGCCAGGGCTACCAGTACACGATCGAGCATTTCGGCCGCTTCACCACGGTCGCGCGGCCGGGCCTGAATTTCTATCCGGCCTTTTTCTATCGCGTCGGCCGGCGCGTGAACATGATGGAGCAGGTGCTCGACATTCCGGGCCAGGAGATCATCACCAAGGACAATGCGATGGTCGCGGTCGATGGCGTCGTGTTCTTCCAGGTGCTCGACGCGGCCAAGGCAGCCTATGAGGTAAGCGACCTGTATCTCGCGATCATGCAGCTTTCGACCACCAACCTGCGCACGGTGATGGGCTCGATGGACCTCGACGAGACACTGTCGAAGCGCGACGAGATCAACACTCGGCTGCTCCAGGTGGTCGATCAGGCCACCGAGGCCTGGGGCGTGAAGATCACCCGCGTCGAGCTGAAGGATATTCGTCCGCCGGCCGACATCGTCAACGCCATGACCCGCCAGATGAAGGCCGAGCGCGAGAAACGCGCGACCATCCTGGAATCCGAGGCCGCGCGGCAGAACGAGATCAACCGCGCCGAGGGCCTGAAACAGGCGCAGATCCTGGAGGCGGAAGGCCGCAAGGAGGCCGCATTTCGCGACGCCGAAGCGCGCGAGCGCTCAGCCCAGGCCGAAGCGACCGCGACCAAGATGGTGTCGGACGCGATCGAGGCAGGCAGCAGCCAGTCGCTCAATTATTTCATCGCGCAGAAATATGTCGAGGCGGTCGGCAAGTTCGCCACCTCGCCCAACGCGAAGACGATCCTCTTCCCGGTCGAGGCGACCCAGTTGATCGGCACCCTTGGCGGCATCGGCGAACTGGCGCGCGACGCATTGGGCAACGACCGTTCGCCACCGGCCGCGCCGCGCCCGCCGGCTCGCCCGCGCGGCCCGTTCGAAGGAGGTCAGCCATGA
- a CDS encoding NfeD family protein has protein sequence MSFLGFMWSHGALWLAAALALAIAELIAPGFFMIFLAAGAALTGFVLLALPGLPVLVQVLLFAVFTTVAVGLGRRWYHQSDVPTEDAQLNDRTSRLIGTTAQVCDAITAGEGRVKVGDGAWKARGPDVAAGAIVRIIGASGSVLLVEPA, from the coding sequence ATGAGTTTCCTCGGCTTCATGTGGAGCCACGGCGCGCTCTGGCTCGCCGCTGCGCTCGCGCTGGCAATCGCGGAGCTGATCGCGCCGGGTTTCTTCATGATCTTCCTTGCGGCGGGCGCCGCCTTGACCGGCTTTGTGCTTCTCGCGCTGCCTGGCCTCCCCGTGCTGGTTCAGGTCCTGCTGTTCGCGGTCTTCACCACCGTCGCGGTCGGCCTCGGCCGGCGCTGGTATCACCAGAGCGACGTCCCGACCGAGGATGCGCAGCTCAACGACCGCACCTCACGCCTGATCGGAACGACCGCGCAGGTCTGCGACGCCATCACCGCCGGCGAGGGCCGGGTGAAGGTGGGCGATGGCGCGTGGAAAGCCCGTGGCCCGGACGTCGCGGCTGGCGCGATCGTCCGGATCATCGGGGCCTCGGGAAGCGTGCTGCTGGTCGAGCCGGCCTGA
- a CDS encoding HPr kinase/phosphatase C-terminal domain-containing protein has protein sequence MSQTIHASTVAISGHAVLIQGPSGSGKSDLALRLIDRGGVLVSDDYTVLTPRDGILSASAPATIAGRLEVRGIGIVSVTHVERAPVTLLVRLSTEVERMPEAESRSIDGIAIPMIAIDPREASAPIKVELALSRLLERAP, from the coding sequence ATGAGCCAGACGATCCATGCCTCGACCGTAGCGATCAGCGGCCATGCCGTGTTGATCCAAGGCCCTTCCGGGTCGGGTAAATCCGACCTGGCCTTGCGGCTGATCGATCGCGGCGGGGTGCTGGTGAGCGACGATTATACCGTGCTGACGCCACGCGACGGCATTCTATCGGCAAGTGCGCCCGCCACCATTGCGGGCCGGCTCGAAGTGCGCGGGATCGGAATCGTCTCCGTTACCCATGTTGAGCGCGCACCGGTCACATTGCTGGTACGGCTCTCCACCGAGGTGGAACGCATGCCGGAAGCCGAGTCGCGCTCGATCGACGGAATCGCCATTCCCATGATTGCGATCGATCCGCGCGAGGCATCGGCACCGATCAAGGTGGAACTTGCCCTCAGTCGCCTGCTAGAGCGCGCGCCATGA
- a CDS encoding response regulator transcription factor, translating into MTASIALVDDDRNILTSVSIALQAEGFVTRVYSDGETALKALIENPPDLAIFDIKMPRMDGLELLRRLREKSTTPVIFLTSKDDELDEALGLAMGADDYISKPFSHRLLIARIRAILRRSELAVAGTAGEEESPGGSLVRGRLAMDTARHRVTWNGAGVTLTVTEFLILETLAQRPGIVKTRNQLMDAAYHDDIYVDDRTIDSHIKRVRRKFRQIDPEFDAIETLYGAGYRFSEE; encoded by the coding sequence ATGACGGCTTCGATCGCGCTCGTCGACGACGACCGCAATATCCTCACCTCCGTTTCGATCGCCCTCCAGGCCGAGGGTTTCGTCACGCGTGTCTATTCGGACGGCGAGACGGCGCTGAAGGCGCTGATCGAGAATCCGCCGGATCTCGCGATCTTCGACATCAAGATGCCGCGCATGGACGGGCTCGAGCTGCTGCGCCGGTTGCGCGAGAAGAGCACCACCCCGGTGATCTTCCTCACATCGAAGGACGACGAGCTCGACGAGGCGCTCGGCCTGGCGATGGGGGCGGACGATTATATTTCCAAACCCTTCTCGCACCGGCTGCTGATCGCCCGGATCCGCGCGATCCTGCGCCGCTCCGAACTTGCCGTCGCCGGCACGGCGGGCGAGGAGGAAAGTCCCGGGGGCTCATTGGTCCGCGGGCGGCTGGCGATGGACACTGCCCGGCACCGGGTTACCTGGAACGGTGCCGGCGTAACCCTGACCGTCACCGAATTCCTAATCCTGGAGACTCTCGCCCAGCGACCGGGCATCGTGAAGACCCGCAACCAGTTGATGGATGCGGCCTATCATGACGACATCTATGTCGACGATCGCACGATCGACAGCCATATCAAACGCGTGCGCCGCAAGTTCAGGCAGATCGACCCCGAGTTCGATGCCATAGAGACCTTATATGGCGCGGGTTACCGATTCTCCGAGGAATGA
- a CDS encoding RNA methyltransferase: protein MPREITAYSNPLIKRVRALREKRHRREEGLFLAEGLRILTEARESGRLPQYLFFARDSAGHPLVRALIADVEAAGGEAIETVPDILSKLSGKDNPQAVVGVFAEFATSLETLDRSSAAIWLVAERLRDPGNLGTILRTGDAVGAGGLILIGECVDPFSVEAVRASMGALFTVPIVQAGWTEFLSWLRAGPGQLVGLSLDTDHDYRAAAYTSPTFLLTGNEAQGMPAEYAVECDLLVKIPMLGKADSLNAAVATAVMAYEVLAQAKPSPR, encoded by the coding sequence ATGCCCCGCGAGATCACCGCCTATTCCAACCCGCTCATCAAGCGCGTCCGTGCGCTGCGCGAGAAGAGGCACCGGCGCGAGGAAGGCCTGTTCCTCGCCGAGGGCCTGCGCATCCTGACCGAGGCTCGCGAGAGCGGGCGCCTGCCCCAATATCTGTTCTTCGCCCGCGACAGCGCGGGCCACCCGCTGGTCCGCGCCCTGATCGCGGATGTCGAGGCAGCCGGCGGCGAAGCGATCGAGACGGTACCCGACATTCTTTCCAAACTCTCCGGCAAGGACAATCCGCAAGCCGTGGTCGGGGTTTTCGCCGAATTCGCGACCTCGCTGGAAACGCTTGACCGGAGCAGCGCCGCGATCTGGCTGGTTGCCGAACGGCTGCGTGATCCGGGCAATCTCGGCACGATCCTGCGTACCGGCGACGCGGTCGGCGCCGGCGGCCTGATCCTGATCGGCGAGTGCGTCGATCCCTTCTCGGTCGAGGCGGTGCGCGCGAGCATGGGCGCGCTGTTCACCGTGCCGATCGTCCAGGCCGGCTGGACCGAGTTCCTTTCCTGGCTCCGCGCGGGTCCCGGGCAACTGGTCGGGCTGAGCCTCGACACCGATCACGACTATCGTGCCGCAGCCTACACCTCCCCGACCTTCCTGCTGACCGGCAACGAGGCACAGGGCATGCCGGCGGAGTACGCCGTCGAATGCGACCTGCTGGTGAAGATCCCGATGCTCGGCAAGGCGGACAGCCTGAACGCCGCAGTCGCCACCGCGGTGATGGCCTATGAAGTGCTCGCGCAGGCGAAACCTTCGCCCCGCTGA